One Pochonia chlamydosporia 170 chromosome 5, whole genome shotgun sequence DNA segment encodes these proteins:
- a CDS encoding SEP domain-containing protein, with amino-acid sequence MADNQGTPNRDQLVQDFIAMCNCSPEKATQYLDANQWDVMAACESYFQDDDEAKMQGDSGDSRPEPDYTGPRTLDGRPAPATASSSRGGRQPTSQPKRKGVATLGSLGGGGHQHDDDGDDDDDYDEAEDDEGRGNLFAGGEKSGLAVQDPHQDGGPRKIINNILAKAKANASRPEQTADEAGPSGPSHFRGAGVTLGGEGVESRTIPDPLGAPPPSSSVPQERVLHLWEDGFSIDDGELRKFSDPANAADLKMIESGRAPLHLMNVQHDQPVDVKLHQHDTPYKPPPKKYKPFSGSGQRLGSPVPGVGGPAAPAATTSAVQASSGPTIDPSQPTLQIRIQMPDGTRDPRTFNTTSTVGDVYDYVTNLQQTGTRTWVLATTFPTKELTNKELVLGDMNEFKTGRGTIVVKWA; translated from the exons atggccgacaaTCAGGGTACTCCCAACCGGGACCAGCTCGTCCAAGACTTCATCGCAATGTGTAACTGCAGTCCAGAAAAG GCAACACAATACCTCGATGCGAACCAATGGGACGTGATGGCTGCGTGTGAAAGCTATTtccaagatgacgatgaagcaaAGATGCAAGGCGACTCAGGTGATTCACGGCCCGAGCCCGACTATACTGGACCACGTACCCTCGACGGACGACCTGCTCCCGCCACAGCTTCTTCCAGTCGAGGAGGAAGGCAGCCCACATCACAACCTAAGAGGAAGGGTGTAGCGACGTTAGGATCGCTTGGTGGGGGCGGTCATCAGCacgatgacgacggtgacgatgatgacgactacgacgaagctgaagatgacgaggGTCGCGGTAACCTCTTCGCAGGTGGTGAAAAGTCTGGGCTTGCTGTGCAGGATCCGCACCAAGACGGTGGTCCGAGGAAAATCATCAATAACATTttggccaaggcaaaagC AAATGCGTCGCGTCCGGAGCAGACtgcagatgaagctggtcCTTCTGGTCCATCTCACTTCCGTGGTGCTGGCGTTACTTTAGGTGGTGAGGGCGTGGAGAGTCGCACGATTCCAGACCCTCTGGgtgctcctcctccatcaagtTCCGTACCTCAGGAGCGAGTCCTTCATCTCTGGGAAGATGGTTTCAGCATCGACGATGGAGAGCTCCGAAAGTTCTCTGACCCGGCCAATGCAGCTGATTTGAAGATGATTGAATCGGGTCGCGCACCTCTGCATCTCATGAACGTTCAGCACGATCAGCCCGTCGACGTCAAGCTGCACCAGCACGACACGCCTTACAAGCCGCCTCCCAAGAAGTATAAGCCGTTTTCCGGATCTGGTCAGCGTCTTGGAAGCCCCGTGCCTGGTGTTGGAGGTCCCGCGGCACCTGCTGCTACTACAAGCGCTGTGCAGGCGTCGTCAGGGCCAACCATCGACCCGTCACAGCCAACGCTTCAGATCCGAATTCAGATGCCAGACGGGACTCGAGACCCACGGACGTTCAATACCACCAGCACCGTCGGTGATGTTTATGATTACGTCACAAATTTACAGCAGACTGGAACTAGAACGTGGGTTCTCGCGACGACTTTCCCCACCAAGGAGCTCACGAATAAGGAGCTGGTCTTGGGCGATATGAACGAATTCAAGACTGGTCGTGGAACAATCGTCGTTAAGTGGGCGTAG
- a CDS encoding mitochondrial outer membrane protein (similar to Metarhizium acridum CQMa 102 XP_007810401.1), whose protein sequence is MASDDPSSHLAESGITMHSDSEQYSPGEELSTSPASSGSPVILYKPPTVWSLIRGAAINLLLPFINGMMLGFGELFAHEAAFRLGWGGTKVFPMSRRRAHPIGPGIEVREQRQRPGPSLDDLASLE, encoded by the exons ATGGCTTCAGACGATCCGTCAAGTCACCTCGCCGAGTCTGGCATCACCATGCATTCAGACAGCGAGCAATACTCTCCAGGCGAAGAGCTCTCCACATCACCCGCGAGCTCTGGCTCTCCCGTCATTCTCTACAAGCCACCGACTGTTTGGTCATTAATACGAGGTGCCGCCATCAACCTATTGTTACCGTTTATCAATGGCATGATGCTGGGATTTGGAGAGCTATTCGCTCATGAAGCTGCTTTCAGATTAGGCTGGGGAGGTACCAAG GTTTTCCCCATGTCACGAAGACGGGCTCACCCCATCGGCCCAGGTATCGAGGTCCGGGAACAGCGACAAAGACCAGGACCATCATTGGACGATTTGGCGAGCTTGGAATAG
- a CDS encoding sialate:H+ symporter (SHS) family MFS transporter (similar to Coccidioides immitis RS XP_001244515.1) — translation MAPRENEPADPLAQGIIPTAKQSLRDLFIWRQRVVLSNEYGETRCEWRDPDRFVNPISLFAQLSAKNWLFFLVGFFSWTADAFDFHALSIQTKKLADYYGRSKTDITTAITLTLLLRSVGAAFFGLAGDKWGRKWPMVVNMIVLGLLQIATIYSRTFSQFLAVRSLFGLFMGGVYGNAIAMALEQCPSNARGLMSGILQQGYSFGYVLAACANLGVGGGTDTWKTVFWAAAGFSIGVGLIRILFPESQQFLEAKQNGKKTASPGAFWRDTSKMLKQEWKMCVYCIILMTWFNYYSHTSQDSYTTFMLTQKELDNAGASRASILMKAGACVGGTIIGYLSQFFGRRRTIIVAALVSAVLIPAWILPAGERSLSASGFFMQFFVQGAWGVIPIHLNELSPVAFRSTFPGVTYQIGNMISSPSAQIVNALSEKIFVTKPNGHRVEAYGPVMGVATAIIALGIVFTTMLGPERRGRDFENKVAGMDSEVSSTKVLEHEDEEKGRVELDEKK, via the exons ATGGCGCCAAGAGAGAACGAACCGGCCGACCCTCTGGCCCAGGGGATTATTCCCACTGCCAAGCAATCCCTCCGCGACTTGTTTATTTGGCGACAGCGTGTAGTTCTTTCCAATGAGTACGGAGAGACACGTTGTGAATGGAGGGACCCAGACCGCTTCGTGAACCCCATCAGCCTTTTCGCTCAACTATCAGCAAAGAACTGGCTCTTCTTTCTGGTGGGATTTTTCTCTTGGACGGCCGATGCATTTGATTTTCACGCACTGTCGATCCAGACCAAGAAGTTAGCAGACTACTATGGCCGGTCCAAGACCGACATTACCACTGCTATCACACTGACGCTGCTGCTTCGATCCGTTGGTGCAGCTTTCTTCGGTCTCGCAGGTGATAAATGGGGTCGCAAGTGGCCCATGGTTGTCAACATGattgttcttggtcttcttcaaatCGCGACCATTTACAGTCGCACATTTTCGCAATTTCTGGCCGTTCGAAgtttgtttggtttgtttATGGGTGGTGTTTATGGcaacgccattgccatggctCTTGAGCAATGCCC ATCTAACGCTCGTGGCTTGATGTCGGGTATTTTGCAGCAGGGCTATTCGTTTGGCTACGTCTTGGCTGCGTGCGCCAACCTTGGCGTTGGTGGGGGCACCGACACTTGGAAGACTGTCTTCTGGGCGGCCG CTGGATTTTCCATCGGCGTCGGACTCATCCGTATTCTGTTTCCCGAGTCGCAACAATTCTTGGAAGCCAAGCagaatggcaagaagacTGCCAGTCCAGGAGCTTTCTGGCGCGATACTAGTAAAATGCTCAAGCAAGAGTGGAAGATGTGTGTATACTGCATCATTCTCATGACGTGGTTCAACTACTATTCCCACACTTCGCAAGACTCGTACACCACTTTCATGCTTACCCAGAAAGAGCTGGATAATGCTGGCGCTTCTCGAGCCTCCATTCTGATGAAGGCAGGTGCCTGCGTTGGCGGTACGATTATTGGGTATCTGTCGCAGTTCTTCGGTCGACGTCGCACCATCATTGTCGCCGCTTTGGTATCTGCGGTTTTGATCCCGGCCTGGATTTTGCCTGCTGGTGAACGTTCGCTCAGCGCGTCCGGGTTCTTCATGCAGTTCTTCGTGCAGGGCGCTTGGGGTGTCATTCCTATTCACCTGAACGAGCTTTCTCCTGTTGCTTTCCGATCCACTTTCCCTGGCGTTACGTACCAGATCGGCAACATGATCTCGTCACCGTCTGCACAGATTGTGAATGCCCTCTCCGAAAAGATATTTGTGACTAAGCCCAACGGCCACCGAGTCGAGGCTTATGGGCCAGTGATGGGCGTTGCGACTGCCATTATCGCTCTTGGTATTGTGTTCACGACCATGTTGGGCCCCGAGCGCCGTGGACGAGACTTTGAGAACAAGGTCGCTGGTATGGATAGCGAGGTGTCATCTACCAAGGTCTTGGAGcacgaggatgaggagaaggGTAGAGTAGAGCTTGATGAGAAGAAATAA
- a CDS encoding GTP-binding protein GTR1 (similar to Verticillium alfalfae VaMs.102 XP_003002145.1), with product MASHTDHPPPDAGASEIRNEVKKPKKKKVLLMGKSGSGKSSMRSIIFSNYIARDTRRLGATIDIDLSHVKFLGNLTLNLWDCGGQEAFMENYLSQQRVHVFSNVGVLIYVFDIESRDVDRDLATYVSILSALLQYSPAAKIYILIHKMDLVVPTARETVYDERVRTVKQKTTEYVNSVGGDVSAIELTPFATSIWDQSLYKAWASIIHDLVPNLSVIERNLANLGMAIEAEELLLFERTSFLAVSSWTSAEGRRNPTEDRLERMSNIMKHFKQSISRFTGTPRNAEQFIRMEHKAGMRFNLFILKFTTNTYLMVVLPPGEARFNAAMLNCQIAIEHFKFLDGPAPQAAAAAAVPAAS from the exons ATGGCGTCACATACAGACCACCCTCCCCCCGACGCGGGAGCATCCGAGATCCGCAACGAAGTCAAAAAacccaagaaaaagaaggtcCTCCTCATGGGTAAATCCGGGTCCGGCAAGTCCTCCATGAgaagcatcatcttcagcaactATATTGCCCGCGACACTCGAAGACT AGGcgccaccatcgacatcgacCTCTCCCACGTCAAGTTCCTCGGCAACCTCACCCTCAACCTCTGGGACTGCGGCGGCCAAGAAGCCTTCATGGAGAACTACCTCTCCCAACAACGCGTCCACGTCTTCTCCAACGTCGGCGTCCTCATCTACGTCTTCGACATTGAATCCCGCGACGTAGACCGCGACCTAGCAACCTACGTATCCATCCTCTCCGCCCTCCTGCAATACTCCCCCGCCGCCAAAATCTacatcctcatccacaaAATGGACCTCGTCGTCCCCACGGCCCGCGAGACCGTATACGACGAACGCGTCCGCACCGTCAAGCAAAAGACGACCGAGTACGTCAACTCCGTCGGCGGAGACGTGAGCGCCATTGAACTCACCCCCTTTGCGACATCAATCTGGGATCAGAGCTTGTACAAGGCATGGGCATCCATTATTCACGACCTGGTGCCTAATTTGTCGGTGATTGAGCGCAACCTGGCGAATTTGGGCATGGCTATTGAAGCAGaggagctgctgctcttTGAGAGAACGTCGTTTCTGGCCGTTTCATCATGGACGTCGGCTGAGGGGCGCCGCAACCCCACAGAGGATAGGTTGGAGCGCATGTCGAATATTATGAAACACTTCAAGCAGAGCATATCGCGCTTTACGGGAACGCCTAGGAATGCAGAGCAGTTTATTCGCATGGAGCACAAGGCTGGCATGCGGTTCAACTTGTTTATTCTAAAGTTTACGACGAATACGTATCTCATGGTGGTGCTTCCGCCGGGGGAAGCGAGATTCAATGCGGCAATGCTAAATTGTCAGATTGCCATTGAGCATTTCAAATTTTTGGATGGGCCGGCTCCGCAGGCTGCTGCAGCGGCGGCCGTACCTGCTGCGTCGTGA